In the genome of Arabidopsis thaliana chromosome 4, partial sequence, the window aaaagacaagaaTAGTTAAAACGAATCTATAGTACAAAAGTATTGGTTAATTTGCTATAGTTGATTCAACTATATGTCACATTCCTTTTAATAATTAGACAGAGATTGTGAAGAATAATGATAATTGGCTGTATATGTGTATTTATATGTACACATTATATAATgtgacttttttgttttgtttggaatgaatgttaaatttattcaaacaattaaaaaaaacctgttttacaatatatgcAACCTTAATTGGGTTTAGACATAATAATGTGACTTACACAATACGGAGATGGTTCCATGAGATGGCATATTCGTGGAAATCACGAGAAGGGTCGAACCAAAGGTTAACTCTTTGCTCTCTATCGCCTTTACCATGAGCAAACACATTGGTTTGCACTGTGTAAGGTTGTCCACTTCGATTTCCTAAGAACTCAAAATCAAGCTCGTCTCGTACCGAATCGGTATCTGAATTCATCTGCGCAAATTAGTTTCATATTATaaccaaaacttttgaaatgCAGTGACATAAActtgaaatatatgtatatatagttacGTAGAAGGCAGTGACAGTCCCGGCAGAATCACCGGGGATCAGTTTGATTTTCATGCTCACACGGCCGAACAAGTATTGCTTCTTCGAAGCAAATCCACATCCTAAACCAAtgttaatgaaaataaattaagaatatgAATTGAAACTTGATACTATGTCTGAATGTAATTAAGTATAACGTATGTAAGAACCTGAGCTAGGGTCCAATTTGAGCTGAATGGCTCTGCCTCCGTCAATTTGAGTGATATGAGTATCGGACCATGCGATCCTAAAGTCATCTTCAAACTTAGCCGGTCTACTCATAACCGGCTGGTATAATGCTGCAAATAAGCATAAGCTTAACGTATAGAAAACATTTCTGGAAGAGAAGAGTGACACCACCATTGTTGCTtatgatgatgagtttgtttTGGAAGTAGAAGATCGAAGGCATATTTATATGGAGATGCATGCAGGCAAATGTATGTACAATTATTGAGGAACGGTCTCATTTAGAGCTTAGATTTTCAGTACAGCTAATCACTGATCGATTTGTCACAATGATTTTGGACCTACCaattttctattattgttgttattattatgtttttaaattcaCTGAatatgtctttgttttctttccaaaatcttactgttctttcactttttttttagaattcaATTTATTCTGTGTACTTTTTCTCCTAGAACTATTCACATTATTATTGTGATAAAagctaaaatattttcttggcTCTCAGCCTCGCAATGATTGAAGCATAAGAATTTCCCAGTGTATAGCATAACTGAAAGGCGTGGTGCGGTTTTACTGGGACACGTGTCAGCATTACATTACTCTGCTATGTCTCGCAGATATGATACGATCGTCGTATCTTTCGTAGATTCttagattttattatttgttgcCACACGATCGTTTCTTAGATTAATTTTTCCTTAAATACATGTTTATATTCGTTTGTTATATAGAAAGAGGTTTCATTAGTATATACAGTTTATCTTGTTCTCATTCGAGatgataaatttgtaatttttttttaattttcttacatattttGGCATTTTGCTCCTTTTCCAataaattatacattattGCTTTAATCAATGAGAGTATAGGTGCAGTATTTATGATTGTGCATGAACTTTctaatatgattttctttttttttaaatgaaaataaagatatgAAAGTTGTTAAATGTGGAGAGGCGTGAGAGTAGGGATGTGTCTATGTTAATTTATGAATATGTAGCTTTCATTTTGTTATCCACACCACACAAGTCGTGTTCGATGAATAGTTCTTATCCCCATCTtcatttatatcatttctcacTCAATATTAGTCCCAGCTAGCAAACAtcgttaaaaaaaacaaagattctaTGAGGCAATTTCGCATTCTAGTGTCATTTGACATTTGTAGTACAACCATTTTTGGTTGGCTAAATCGCTCTAGACAGGACCATCTCAAGTCTCAGGTCCCAACTCTTGAGCTATTTGTTACTTATGTGCAAAAAAATTATCCAATCGTATAATTAGGATCTtagaacaaaatattttctaattataaaaataaaatttggaatcCTATTCTAAGTGAAAAATACGGTTTTGGCTATGGAGCATATAAGTTGATTAGATTCCTACTAATTAATAGAGCCAATTGTATACTTCAACTTTGAAAAACTCCGGCAAAAAACTATTGATATAAATGGCAAGGTTAAACTCACACATTCCGTTTTGATGCAATATTTGGCTATGTTAAGCTATCATGTAATAACAATGTAAAATACACCCTGGATTTTTTTGCATGAAAACGATGGTTATCAAAAGAATTAAGTCTAATTAATATAGAAGGAGACACAACATTGGACAAATCCACATGGAAGTAAGAACTATGGATAAGTAATTGACAGACTCCATAAATTTCATGAAACAAAGCTCTAtgtttttttgattaaaaaaaaaaagaagaagaacgaagacTCTATTCGACTCAAATTTAATGTCATGTCTTTGAATGATTTTAACTTTtgcattataatttatttaatatgatATCCATCTTTTTCATCCATTTGCCACCTTTTTCTTGTCGTacttgtttaaaaattaaaatagtaacaTAACACGGCCgacaataaaaatgatttgagctatattggaaacaaaaaacactagtagtagttttctttttcgttaATAGTAGATTTGGTAAACATATCTTAAAGTTTTTATAGATGTCAATTTCTGTGAATATCAATACTCTGCACTTAATGTCGACACTCTGATGTATCCaaataaactgaaaaaaacaatttagtttTCCTACGGTAAGTTTTAAAgcattttagtattttacacAAGATTGGGGATTTTTGTGGGTTTAGCCAGTTTTGTATGTGCTGtacaaattgaagaaattgcatgtactatattatatatgtaattgcTGAATCTGTTGGGTCTTTAGAAATTGAGAATATGCCAATGATAGACTTTTCGTAAATGGGCTTTCTTCGGCTTTTTATACAATCATGGGCTTTGTATGCCCAACAGAGACATATATTACTCACatatattcaaccaaaaaacctTGTTTACAAATGATGCAtctttgttttgaatgttAATACTCACATGATACTTCAGTTtgaatgctttttttttttgttaaatagtttatcttaaaataaagcataatatatttcaaagtTAATGTGTCTTGTGCCTGaatttcaaattaaagtatttcAAATATCTATAACAGATGggtttatacatttttgctAGTATCatcaattaaagaaaaaatgtttaacaGCGGTTAACTGGACATATCCATTGAGCATATAATTGATTAAATCATTGGAAAAAGCAATTGGGAAGAGTGAGCGAAACGTGTTGAGACAgttctatataaatattttagataaaatatgacccataaattacatatataaaatatataaaagtttttggttAGAAGAATACGAAAAGGCAAAGAGGCACGGTATTGGTCGGTCAGGTGAAGTAGGGTCCTTTCTACTGCTCCAGTCAGTCTATTACCACAAGAAACCGCAGAAACCAGAACTCAAAAAGcaactttcatatttttttataacaattgtACAATACAAAATTCTTATAgacaaaaatgtattttagcatattgcttttatttatttttgtttgtgtgtatTGTATTGTCacttttaaaacaagaaagaaatatttatctgacgaccaaaaaaaaaaaaatttatgtattttgtcgtcttcaaaactttgattttacTATTGGCTTGGGCTTAAGTATTTAACATTAGAACTGTTCTTTTAcgttaaaattaattattcatCCTGCTCTTTTGTACCTACGTAATTTCCTTTTCACctgattcttgttttattcGACTCTTGTAGTCTTGTAGACATACGTATCAATCAATACATACACGTTAAATAGAATCTGACTACAGTTAATTATACATCAAattatttcaagaaaattaattttcctTGTACTTATATAACATAATTACATAGGTCCcgacatatttttgtttgtttattattcaAATACTGACTCTgtaatagttttttatttttttttatttttgactcTGTAATAGTTTAATACATACTGTGTAAATCTGTGATGATACAAAAAagtgtatataaataatattcatAAAAAGACATTACTATTATTAATGTCAACTcatatataaaagagaaacGATTACGTGTATAAATATGATATATCCATGCGTGTAGTACTCTTTAGGAAAAATTTATTTGCCCTTCATAGGGTAGTcactttcctttttcttctttacttaCAAATCTTCCTCTACACATCAACacacagagaaagagagagagagagagacagataGAGAGAGTGAGAATAGAAGTGAGTGAGAGAAAGTCTAATTGTTTCTCCTGTAAACTGCAAACCGATCTCGTGTCTGAAAATGGTGTGGAGCAGCAACATGTCAAGCTTTCTACTGATTTTGCTCATTCTTAATTCGACCCATTTCAGTCTAATGGCTAATGGTAAGTAAATGAGTCAATGTCACATTTCCTTCTTTTCAAACATTAGTTTTTCCATAATCATAATGCTTCTTTTACTTCTTATGATATTTTTCAGGTAGACCAGAGCCTGACTCTGTCGAATTCACCAAGGTACACTTTTTCaacatcctctgttttttttgttcttcctctACTAAAACAAGAGTcaaattgatcttaaaaactcGTCTTTGATTTGAAACAGAGTGGAGATCAAGatgtgaagatgatgatgagaggTCTAATAGGATCAAGACCACCAAGATGTGAGAGAGTAAGATGTCGTTCTTGTGGTCATTGTGAAGCAATTCAAGTTCCTACAAATCCTCAAACAAAGCTTCACTCTCCTTtaactacttcttcttcttcttcctctgagaCTATTCATCTTGACTACACCAGAGGAGATGATAGTACTAATTACAAACCCATGAGCTGGAAATGCAAATGTGGTAACTCTATCTACAACCCTTGAAgaacattttgttttactttttcatcgacaatttttctctttttttttggtgttcaaattctaaaatctctgtgtatataattatatttttagttgttttttattgGTCAAACATATTTTAGTTGTAGTAATCTTCATATTTTATGGtatttatgttgttgttgtttattatagtgtagttaaaaaaaaacagagatgaataaaattttgtttatccaaaatgattttttataatttcattGCTAATTGTGAAAGTAAAAATCTTTTTGACACGCATCGTAAAGAGAACGCACGGAAACCTATTTTCAAGACGATTTCTGACAAATACCAATTTTATGGATGAAAGTTACATCACACACGTACGTATGCATCTACTTACATATATGTGAACTTtatgtatgaaaatatttgCTGGTTTATTTGAGAGACAAAGATACGTTTGATACATAAATCCATTAGCCGATAGACAAAAATTCAGCCGCTTTGCTGTCGTTTCTTCGAACGTCGCCGTTTTCATTCACATTGGATTTTGGgttgtacttttttttattataaaaatgattaattttattagtGACCACCGGTGATTTTCTGTGTCCTAGTACTTGTTTCAGTAGAGttctttttggtatttattagtgatacatattttttaaattttaatataacaGCAAGAAAAATCATAACCAAATCTGTACTACTTTGAATTGATATAGTACTGAAACTATAATTCCTATTCAAATATAATCCTTATTTTCCAACGGGAAATTTTCAGAGAAACAGTAAAACCTGGGccatggtaaaaaaaaatacacattaTACTGTACATGGAGAATGATATGATATATGTAAAGAGTAAAACCTAGAAAATGTAATATTACCAAATGATGATAGTCTAGCAATCAAATCATCAAGATATCTACTTAAAGCCAGTGATCAATTTCTACTTAAAGCATTGTCTTCGTTTTAAGTCAGATTTAACATTAGGAATATAAACTTGTCGAAATTAATATGGGATTGGACAAAGCCTATTCATAAAGAAAACTGAAGAGTGTGAGAGTTGATGGGATTGAACATATGGAAAGAGAGGAAGGGAggtgacaaaacaaaagaagagaagatgtgTCTTTGTGTGGGGTTTACTAATTTCACAAATCAAGCAAAGCAAACAGTCTTGATTCTCTACACTGTTCTTCCTTTGAATGACTTTactattgttttgttttcatttcatttattaCTTAATAATGCAACCCATATATAGttgaataataatttttaaaaatacatatttggaATTTGGTGGAGACTCAAGTGTCAATCAAAGTCGGTACACTGCCACCATGCTACTGCTTGAACTAATCTTCTCAATGACAACGCCGCTCCGAATATTTTATACAATATCTTCTATATGATTCACTATATATCTaacttatatactacaatacaCATTATGCTAATATCCAAAGGTTCGATGGAAAATACTGTTGTATTTATACAAGACTCATTCcaaaaacatatcataacATTCTCAGTAGTTGAATTCCAAAAATTAAGGTTTGCATCTAGTCTGCGATCTGCTAAAGAGTCTCAAAATCGTAGTTAAAATGAGTGGTTTGTCGTAAATTCGTCTTGATTTTGGTATTTTGAAGATGGAGCATTTTACCATTGTGAATCCTTTACCAAAACTTCTTAGTTACGAATACTTTGGGTTTGTGATAAAATTTTGTGCccttcaaatattttaatatatgtgtaGTTGTGTATACCAACAGATCTCAAAACACTATTATTTCGctataaaaagtttttgaaattggGAAAAATGCATTTTGTTTGGAGACTATTAATTGCACATTGTATCACGATCGAGAAAACCATTAAAAGCAAAGTGACAAAATGAAAAGACtcaaaaagatgaaacaacaaagaaggaagaaaaatgagaGTTCCAAAGCAAAAATACTTTGGCCATTCCgatctctttttgtttctgcgTCTCACCGTTTACTTAACTGTTTTCGATCCCTTCCCTGTTGCATCACTTCCTTGGAACAAGTATTAagaccaaagaaaataaaaaaggttaaGAGATTTATGCATATTGGAGAGAAATCGTTAAAGCACAGAGTTGACAAGGTACAG includes:
- the XTH7 gene encoding xyloglucan endotransglucosylase/hydrolase 7 (xyloglucan endotransglucosylase/hydrolase 7 (XTH7); FUNCTIONS IN: hydrolase activity, acting on glycosyl bonds, xyloglucan:xyloglucosyl transferase activity, hydrolase activity, hydrolyzing O-glycosyl compounds; INVOLVED IN: carbohydrate metabolic process, cellular glucan metabolic process; LOCATED IN: endomembrane system, cell wall, apoplast; EXPRESSED IN: 17 plant structures; EXPRESSED DURING: 10 growth stages; CONTAINS InterPro DOMAIN/s: Xyloglucan endotransglucosylase/hydrolase (InterPro:IPR016455), Xyloglucan endo-transglycosylase, C-terminal (InterPro:IPR010713), Concanavalin A-like lectin/glucanase, subgroup (InterPro:IPR013320), Concanavalin A-like lectin/glucanase (InterPro:IPR008985), Glycoside hydrolase, family 16 (InterPro:IPR000757), Glycoside hydrolase, family 16, active site (InterPro:IPR008263); BEST Arabidopsis thaliana protein match is: xyloglucan endotransglucosylase/hydrolase 6 (TAIR:AT5G65730.1); Has 2144 Blast hits to 2126 proteins in 283 species: Archae - 0; Bacteria - 226; Metazoa - 0; Fungi - 448; Plants - 1383; Viruses - 0; Other Eukaryotes - 87 (source: NCBI BLink).); amino-acid sequence: MVVSLFSSRNVFYTLSLCLFAALYQPVMSRPAKFEDDFRIAWSDTHITQIDGGRAIQLKLDPSSGCGFASKKQYLFGRVSMKIKLIPGDSAGTVTAFYMNSDTDSVRDELDFEFLGNRSGQPYTVQTNVFAHGKGDREQRVNLWFDPSRDFHEYAISWNHLRIVFYVDNVPIRVYKNNEARKVPYPRFQPMGVYSTLWEADDWATRGGIEKINWSRAPFYAYYKDFDIEGCPVPGPADCPANSKNWWEGSAYHQLSPVEARSYRWVRVNHMVYDYCTDKSRFPVPPPECSAGI
- a CDS encoding EPIDERMAL PATTERNING FACTOR-like protein (unknown protein; FUNCTIONS IN: molecular_function unknown; INVOLVED IN: biological_process unknown; LOCATED IN: endomembrane system; BEST Arabidopsis thaliana protein match is: unknown protein (TAIR:AT5G10310.1); Has 149 Blast hits to 149 proteins in 15 species: Archae - 0; Bacteria - 0; Metazoa - 0; Fungi - 0; Plants - 149; Viruses - 0; Other Eukaryotes - 0 (source: NCBI BLink).); this translates as MVWSSNMSSFLLILLILNSTHFSLMANGRPEPDSVEFTKSGDQDVKMMMRGLIGSRPPRCERVRCRSCGHCEAIQVPTNPQTKLHSPLTTSSSSSSETIHLDYTRGDDSTNYKPMSWKCKCGNSIYNP